In a single window of the Microbacterium sp. SL75 genome:
- a CDS encoding ABC transporter permease subunit → MATLTEERRSTSSPAVSYRRFLSRHISWVPVFAAVVILVVMIAGAMWYFPNFQLNRIMSSILLDNAYLLVLAVGMTFVILTGGIDLSVGAVMAFTGILCAKMLGDGVPVAVAIPAMVLIGAAIGLLIGVLVQFFDVQPFIASLIGMFLARGLAFVVSLESIKVDNEGLLWLQSTRFSFAGWYITPTGIIALLTVALAAFVLRYTRFGRTVYAVGGNEQSARLMGLPVVRAKLSVYVISGVCAGLAGIVLTAYSGAGYPLNGVGTELDTIAAVVIGGTLLTGGSGFVLGSMIGVFVYGLIRTIISFSGAEQSWTRITVGALLLLFVVVQRVIVSRSALSR, encoded by the coding sequence ATGGCCACTCTCACCGAAGAACGACGCTCGACGTCGTCGCCCGCGGTCTCGTACCGTCGCTTCCTCAGCCGTCACATCTCGTGGGTGCCCGTCTTCGCCGCGGTCGTCATCCTCGTCGTGATGATCGCCGGGGCCATGTGGTACTTCCCGAACTTCCAGCTGAACCGCATCATGTCGTCGATCCTGCTCGACAACGCCTACCTGCTCGTGCTCGCGGTGGGCATGACCTTCGTCATCCTCACCGGCGGCATCGATCTGTCGGTGGGAGCCGTGATGGCGTTCACCGGCATCCTGTGCGCGAAGATGCTCGGCGACGGCGTCCCGGTCGCGGTCGCCATCCCCGCGATGGTGCTTATCGGCGCGGCGATAGGCCTGCTGATCGGCGTGCTGGTGCAGTTCTTCGACGTGCAGCCCTTCATCGCGTCGCTGATCGGGATGTTCCTCGCTCGCGGCCTGGCCTTCGTCGTCAGCCTCGAATCGATCAAGGTCGACAACGAAGGGCTGCTGTGGCTGCAGTCGACGCGCTTCTCGTTCGCGGGCTGGTACATCACCCCGACCGGCATCATCGCGCTGCTGACCGTCGCGCTCGCCGCGTTCGTCCTGCGCTACACGCGTTTCGGACGCACGGTCTACGCGGTGGGCGGCAACGAGCAGTCGGCTCGCCTGATGGGCCTTCCCGTCGTCCGTGCCAAGCTGTCGGTCTACGTCATCAGCGGTGTGTGCGCGGGCCTGGCCGGTATCGTCCTGACCGCGTACTCGGGCGCCGGCTACCCCCTGAACGGCGTAGGCACCGAGCTGGACACCATCGCCGCGGTGGTCATCGGCGGCACGCTGCTGACCGGAGGCAGCGGGTTCGTCCTCGGCTCGATGATCGGCGTCTTCGTCTACGGGCTGATCCGCACGATCATCTCTTTCTCGGGAGCAGAACAGTCCTGGACGCGCATCACCGTGGGCGCCCTGCTGCTGCTGTTCGTGGTCGTGCAGCGCGTGATCGTGTCGCGCTCCGCCCTGAGTCGTTGA
- a CDS encoding ABC transporter permease, with protein sequence MKKFLTHRLVWPIAALLALIAINTISRPSFLSITVQNGQFYGSLIDILRNSAPLMLVALGMTLVIATRGIDLSVGAIMAVSGAVALTVIEASPDPGNLGVVFTAIAAAVGVALILGVWNGFLVSVLGIQPIIATLVLMLAGRGVALLITGGFITTINSDPYKFIAGGYVFGLPFAFFVAIFAVIVVGILERRTALGMLTEAVGINPEASRLAGVRSRGIIWGAYIASGALAGIAGILYSSNIMAADANAAGLYIELDAILAVVLGGTSLAGGKFSLAGTVVGVFTIQTLKSTITFLGVPPAVSPVFMAAAVLIVVLLQSKRFRAYFHTAGRSALRPITRRPDAKVLS encoded by the coding sequence ATGAAGAAATTCCTCACCCACCGCCTCGTGTGGCCGATCGCGGCTCTGCTCGCGCTCATCGCCATCAACACGATCTCGCGGCCGTCCTTCCTGAGCATCACGGTGCAGAACGGTCAGTTCTACGGGTCGCTGATCGACATCCTGCGCAACAGCGCGCCCCTCATGCTCGTCGCCCTCGGGATGACCCTGGTCATCGCCACTCGCGGCATCGACCTCTCGGTCGGCGCGATCATGGCCGTCTCGGGGGCCGTCGCGCTCACCGTCATCGAGGCCTCGCCCGACCCCGGCAACCTCGGGGTGGTCTTCACCGCGATCGCCGCAGCGGTCGGCGTCGCCCTGATCCTCGGTGTCTGGAACGGCTTCCTCGTCTCGGTGCTCGGCATCCAGCCGATCATCGCGACGCTGGTGCTCATGCTCGCCGGACGCGGGGTCGCCCTGCTCATCACGGGCGGCTTCATCACCACGATCAACAGCGATCCCTACAAGTTCATCGCCGGCGGGTACGTTTTCGGCCTCCCCTTCGCGTTCTTCGTCGCGATCTTCGCGGTGATCGTCGTCGGCATCCTCGAACGGCGAACGGCCCTCGGCATGCTGACCGAGGCGGTCGGCATCAACCCCGAGGCCAGCCGCCTGGCGGGTGTCCGCTCGCGCGGCATCATCTGGGGGGCCTACATCGCCAGCGGCGCCCTCGCGGGCATCGCGGGCATCCTCTACAGCTCGAACATCATGGCCGCCGACGCCAACGCCGCCGGTCTCTACATCGAACTGGATGCCATCCTCGCGGTCGTTCTGGGCGGTACCTCGCTCGCGGGGGGAAAGTTCAGCCTCGCCGGCACCGTCGTGGGCGTCTTCACCATCCAGACGCTGAAGAGCACCATCACCTTCCTCGGTGTTCCGCCCGCGGTCAGCCCCGTGTTCATGGCCGCGGCGGTGCTCATCGTGGTGCTGCTGCAGTCGAAGCGCTTCCGTGCCTACTTCCACACGGCCGGGCGCAGCGCGCTCCGTCCGATCACCCGACGTCCTGACGCAAAGGTGCTGTCCTGA
- a CDS encoding sugar ABC transporter ATP-binding protein, with product MTFERVAVQTAERAAVVAMRGISIQFPGVKALDGVDFTLYAGEVHSLMGENGAGKSTLIKALTGVYGIDEGVIRVGGTERQFRATADAQAAGIATVYQEVNLCQNLTVGENVMLGNEIRRAGMVDWKATHAAAATYLAELGVHIDTRSILASHSIAVQQLVAISRAMVVDTKVLVLDEPTSSLDRGEVEQLFGVIRDLRDRGVAILFVSHFLDQIYEISDRLTVLRNGTLVGEYPVAELGREQLVAKMIGRELGELDAISASAERPIDRTGTPVLRTLSLGRKNALEPVDLDVYPGEVVGLAGLLGSGRTELARLIAGADRPDDGTVQVSGSGARTGSPRHALDRGIAFSSEDRRAEGIVGDLTVAENIVLGIQARRGALRKISAAEKQAVVEEYITALGVRPADPNALIRNLSGGNQQKVLLARWLATAPELLILDEPTRGIDVGAKADIQRKVAELAEKGLAVIFISSELEEVLRLAQRVAVLRDRRKIGELATRDVDLDALVAYIAEGQSESATAETPHAAPETPSSDREKIA from the coding sequence ATGACATTCGAACGGGTCGCCGTGCAGACAGCCGAACGGGCAGCCGTGGTCGCGATGCGCGGCATCAGCATCCAGTTCCCCGGGGTGAAGGCGCTCGACGGCGTGGACTTCACCCTCTACGCCGGCGAAGTGCACTCCCTCATGGGAGAGAACGGCGCCGGAAAGTCCACCCTCATCAAGGCCCTGACCGGCGTGTACGGGATCGACGAAGGCGTCATCCGCGTCGGCGGGACCGAGCGTCAGTTCCGCGCCACCGCCGACGCCCAGGCCGCGGGCATCGCCACCGTCTATCAAGAGGTCAACCTCTGCCAGAACCTCACCGTCGGTGAGAACGTCATGCTCGGCAACGAGATCCGTCGCGCCGGCATGGTCGACTGGAAGGCCACGCACGCCGCGGCCGCCACCTACCTCGCCGAGCTGGGCGTGCATATCGATACCCGATCGATCCTGGCCAGCCACTCGATCGCCGTGCAGCAGCTGGTCGCGATCAGCCGCGCCATGGTCGTCGACACCAAGGTCCTCGTGCTCGACGAGCCCACCTCGAGCCTCGACCGCGGGGAGGTCGAGCAGCTGTTCGGCGTCATCCGGGATCTGCGCGACCGCGGCGTGGCCATCCTCTTCGTCTCGCACTTCCTCGACCAGATCTACGAGATCTCCGACCGTCTCACGGTGCTGCGCAACGGCACCCTGGTGGGGGAGTACCCCGTCGCCGAACTCGGCCGCGAGCAGCTCGTCGCGAAGATGATCGGCCGCGAGCTCGGTGAGCTCGATGCGATCTCCGCCAGTGCCGAGAGACCGATCGACCGCACCGGAACCCCGGTGCTGCGCACTCTGTCGCTCGGGCGCAAGAACGCCCTCGAGCCGGTCGACCTCGACGTCTACCCGGGCGAGGTCGTGGGGCTGGCCGGGCTCCTGGGCTCCGGCCGCACCGAACTCGCCCGCCTGATCGCCGGCGCCGATCGGCCCGACGACGGCACCGTGCAGGTGTCCGGCTCGGGCGCGCGCACCGGGTCGCCCCGTCACGCTCTCGACCGCGGCATCGCGTTCTCGTCCGAGGACCGCCGTGCCGAGGGCATCGTCGGCGACCTGACCGTCGCCGAGAACATCGTGCTCGGCATCCAGGCCCGCCGGGGAGCGCTGCGCAAGATCAGCGCGGCCGAGAAGCAGGCGGTCGTCGAGGAGTACATCACCGCCCTCGGCGTGCGCCCGGCCGATCCCAACGCCCTCATCCGAAACCTCTCGGGCGGCAACCAGCAGAAGGTGCTGCTGGCACGATGGCTCGCCACCGCCCCCGAATTGCTCATCCTCGACGAACCCACCCGCGGCATCGACGTCGGTGCGAAGGCCGATATCCAACGCAAGGTCGCCGAGCTCGCCGAGAAGGGCCTCGCGGTCATCTTCATCTCGTCCGAACTCGAAGAGGTCCTGCGCCTCGCGCAGCGCGTGGCCGTGTTGCGCGACCGTCGTAAGATCGGCGAACTGGCCACCCGAGACGTCGACCTCGACGCCCTCGTGGCCTACATCGCCGAGGGGCAATCCGAGTCGGCGACCGCCGAAACGCCGCACGCCGCACCCGAGACACCGTCGTCCGATCGGGAGAAGATCGCATGA